From Penicillium psychrofluorescens genome assembly, chromosome: 1, one genomic window encodes:
- a CDS encoding uncharacterized protein (ID:PFLUO_000519-T1.cds;~source:funannotate), with the protein MADDLDAELLALAGDSEEETSPQPKDSPAHSPSHSPPRDHSPANMGRKGTAKPIRRKTVKEEEEDGEVSDADSAPMSESDSESEGSAIADEDGPIFPYDKLYYSAQDKMEIMAMPEIQREELLSERAQQVDRHNQDLALRRLLASRERDEARAAAKKSKRKVSAASLDENQRKSSRRKTTLGGRKVGETSDAIEAYKRQREQKGKRDEARRRDPVQPGHSRSRLSVSDDEGEADSDFELDNRIDRSPSAPKDDPPADLRDIDRARVGRSNFAQVCFYPGFDHAITGCYSRVNIGPNRETGQNEYRMCLITGFADGKPYAMEAANGRPFVIEKYVKLAHGKSVREFPFVACSDSHFTEAEFNRYHKTMAVDDCRMATRSRVAAKVGDINRLINHKFTKEELSEKLRKQNQYDPKRNLIRRMDLEREVKLAQGDGNTDKAETLQKELDQLVNPNLSWGTSLFNAAAEKPAEADKVHQINLRNQKLNYENVRRAQLEERKAARKAAAAVARGEAAADPFMRVRTMAKTHHDVTGKIPPSLKPADSTPTDTPSPAIKADNTDSPARVATPGSSQTPKKSKSGFMISYRNTDDENIAALDLDIDIDI; encoded by the exons atggcggacgaTTTGGATGCTgagctgctggcgctggcggggGACTCAGAGGAAGAAACCTCTCCCCAGCCAAAAGACTCCCCAGCACACTCTCCTTCCCATTCTCCACCACGCGACCATTCTCCCGCCAATATGGGTCGCAAGGGAACCGCCAAGCCGATTCGCCGCAAGACcgtgaaggaggaagaggaagacggcGAGGT GTCGGATGCCGACTCTGCCCCCATGTCCGAGTCCGACTCTGAATCTGAAGGCTCAGCCATTGCCGATGAGGACGGTCCCATCTTCCCGTACGACAAGCTGTACTACTCGGCGCAAGACAAGatggagatcatggccatgCCCGAAATCCAGCGTGAGGAGCTGCTGTCCGAGCGCGCGCAGCAGGTTGATCGTCACAACCAGGACCTGGCGTTGCGCCGTCTCTTGGCCTCGCGCGAGCGTGACGAAGCCCGTGCCGCTGCGAAGAAATCTAAGCGCAAGGTCTCTGCGGCAAGTCTGGATGAGAACCAGCGCAAGAGCTCCCGGCGGAAGACTACACTGGGTGGCCGTAAAGTTGGAGAGACGTCCGACGCCATCGAAGCCTACAAGCGCCAGCGCGAGCAAAAGGGCAAGCGGGATGAGGCCCGTCGCCGGGATCCTGTGCAGCCAGGCCATTCTCGCTCCAGGCTCTCCGTCTCTGACGACGAGGGTGAAGCCGACAGCGATTTCGAACTGGACAACCGTATCGATCGCTCCCCCTCCGCTCCCAAGGACGACCCTCCCGCTGATCTCCGGGATATCGACCGGGCCCGTGTTGGTCGCAGCAACTTTGCCCAAGTCTGCTTCTACCCTGGATTCGACCATGCCATCACCGGTTGCTACTCTCGTGTCAACATTGGCCCCAACCGCGAAACCGGCCAGAACGAGTACCGCATGTGCTTGATCACTGGTTTCGCGGACGGCAAGCCCTATGCCATGGAGGCTGCGAATGGCCGGCCCTTCGTCATTGAGAAGTACGTGAAGCTGGCTCATGGAAAGTCCGTGCGGGAGTTCCCTTTCGTCGCCTGCTCTGATTCGCACTTCACCGAG GCCGAGTTCAATCGCTACCACAAGACCATGGCCGTGGATGATTGCCGGATGGCCACCCGGTCTCGTGTGGCTGCCAAGGTCGGCGACATCAACCGCCTCATCAACCACAAattcaccaaggaggagctgaGCGAGAAGCTGCGCAAGCAGAACCAGTACGACCCCAAGCGCAACCTGATCAGACGCATGGATCTCGAGCGCGAGGTGAAGCTCGCCCAAGGGGACGGCAACACCGACAAGGCTGAAACCCTGCAGAAGGAGCTGGATCAGCTGGTCAATCCGAACCTCTCGTGGGGCACGTCGCTCTTCAATGCCGCGGCCGAGAAACCCGCCGAAGCGGATAAGGTCCACCAAATCAACCTGCGCAACCAGAAGCTCAACTACGAGAACGTCCGCCGtgcccagctcgaggagcgcaaggctgCCCGTAaggccgctgctgccgttGCTCGCGGTGAGGCGGCTGCCGATCCGTTCATGCGCGTGcgcaccatggccaagacACACCACGACGTTACCGGGAAGATCCCGCCGTCCCTCAAGCCTGCGGATTCGACTCCGACCGATACGCCTTCACCGGCTATCAAGGCGGACAACACCGATAGTCCCGCGCGCGTGGCTACGCCCGGCTCCAGCCAAACTcccaagaagtccaagagTGGGTTCATGATCAGCTACCGCAACACGGATGACGAGAACATCGcggctctggatctggataTTGATATTGACATCTAA
- a CDS encoding uncharacterized protein (ID:PFLUO_000523-T1.cds;~source:funannotate) gives MDPTKGNSETIEHVSTQQLPEMVSKERPVMRSKVDDFSVWQSVKQFKLVSLVAMAAAFSASLDGYQINLNGGIVSNKGFIGQMATEGTTIIAAKYVSAWGGIQSAGQTVGQILLPYATEAYGRKVALYIIFADLIVSIFIESFATRWDHWLVAKLFSGMGVGMLQSTMPLYLSEISPSQLRGLYINAYSFWFVIGQIFASVALNQLNAVNSYDFRTPIYSQWAMIGAIGFIFVLLPESPWWLVSKGKLEHAAKILKRYNGKVKEYNVDEQIEVMTATVAEERRLAELNKEENRWAVFRGRNLIRFIIAGWPKITQQFVGLAVFNTYATYFFQYAGFENPFQVTMILSCVQLISMILAAALTDQFGRRPLTVYPYAVTSISLLCLGIVGCFDYTKPALSSLLIFFACLATFSTTGASAIGYAYAAEIPQQRLRAQTAGWALALSNGVAIMFSFTTPDMIDGTVTQWGVKTGFFFAATGAVAVVIAWFILPEVTRRTPAEIDEMFEKRVNLRKFKGYVTEVQINADEQHHARELTGAA, from the exons ATGGATCCGACAAAGGGGAACAGCGAAACGATCGAGCATGTCTCCACACAGCAATTGCCTGAAATGGTCTCCAAGGAGCGGCCTGTCATGCGGTCTAAAGTAGACGACTTTAGCGTGTGGCAGAGTGTGAAGCAATTCAAGCTTGTGTCCCTGGTTGCGATGGCTGCAGCGTTTAGTGCATCGCTCGATGGATACC AAATTAACCTTAATGGCGGAATCGTGTCGAACAAAGGATTTATTGGCCAGATGGCAACTGAGGGCACTACGATCATTGCAGCAAAATACGTTTCAGCGTGGGGAGGAATCCAATCAGCCGGCCAGACGGTCGGTCAAATT ctcctcccatACGCCACCGAAGCATACGGGAGAAAGGTTGCGTTGTACATTATCTTTGCCGATCTGATCGTG AGCATTTTTATCGAAAGTTTCGCTACTCGCTGGGACCACTGGCTTGTCGCAAAGCTCTTCTCCGGCATGGGCGTTGGCATGTTGCAATCTACCATGCCTCTTTACCTATCTGAGATCTCTCCTTCTCAGCTTCGAGGTCTGTATATCAACGCCTACAGCTT TTGGTTTGTTATTGGCCAGATCTTCGCTTCAGTGGCGCTCAACCAGCTCAACGCGGTGAACTCGTATGACTTCCGGACACCTATCTATTCGCAG TGGGCGATGATTGGCGCAATAGGATTCATCTTCGTGCTTCTCCCGGAGTCGCCATGGTGGCTCGTCAGCAAAGGAAAGCTCGAACACGCAGCCAAAATCTTGAAGAGATACAACGGAAAGGTCAAGGAGTACAATGTTGATGAGCAAATT GAAGTAATGACTGCAACAGTTGCAGAGGAGCGCCGCCTTGCCGAACTCAACAAGGAAGAAAATAGATGGGCTGTCTTCCGAGGACGCAATCTCATCCGCTTCATCATTGCTGGCTGGCCCAAGATTACGCAACAATTCGTTGGTCTTGCCGTATTCAACACTTACGCCACATATTTCT TCCAATATGCCGGGTTCGAAAATCCGTTCCAGGTTACCATGATCCTCTCGTGTGTCCAGCTCATCTCGATGATCCTCGCAGCCGCACTGACCGATCAATTCGGCCGCCGCCCGCTTACAGTTTACCCCTACGCGGTTACAAGCATATCGCTGCTATGTCTGGGTATCGTCGGCTGCTTCGATTATACCAAGCCAGCCCTGAGCTCCCTTTTG atcttcttcgcctgccTGGCTACATTCTCAACCACCGGCGCATCGGCCATTGGCTATGCGTACGCGGCTGAGATTCCTCAGCAGCGTCTGCGCGCCCAGACAGCGGGCTGGGCTTTGGCCTTGTCCAATGGAGTTGCGATTATGTTCAGCTTTACCACGCCCGATATGATTGATGGCACTGTTACTCAATGGGGCGTGAAGACGGGTTTCTT CTTTGCGGCAACGGGCGCCGTTGCTGTGGTCATCGCTTGGTTTATTCTCCCTGAGGTAACGCGACGTACACCTGCTGAAATTGATGAGAT GTTCGAAAAGAGGGTCAACCTTCGTAAATTCAAGGGATATGTCACCGAGGTGCAGATAAACGCGGATGAGCAGCATCATGCAAGGGAGCTGACTGGCGCGGCTTAG
- a CDS encoding uncharacterized protein (ID:PFLUO_000518-T1.cds;~source:funannotate), translating into MPQKSRWSVPVPEVDIPTYLFGSPTAPLGDALAFANTEDPETLRLTWTELRLWSQRLAAGLQAAGLKEGERVVILSGNDVLFPVVNLGIIMASGIYQSANPHANARELAYQLSLTAPSFILTSEVTLNCALEAAKSAGIGRERIYLFNDAPLVKDGGGDDHSKTGVKHWKHLLAPKEVGRRFVWKKLTPEESKSTTVYTIMTSGTTGLPKAAEASHHGILANCVQTEFMMSLDPSLRTKELSAQNSRWLCAIPLYHGLALCYFCTISIARRVPSYIMPQYEINRMLENIQKFRITELHLVPPIIVAMTKHSAVKSGKYDISSVTKTFSCAAPLGPEPTLQYESLWPKGHLNVKQGLASTESCCNTIGWDPTLTAVAGSVGEPMPNGEIKLVDDAGNEVAQGQSGEIYFRGPNIMKGYWQNKKATDETITPDGWLRTGDVARQDENGWYYVVDRKKEMIKVKGVQVWPAELEALLLDHPAVNDAGVIGVRKDDEEYPRAYIVAAPGAVVSADDIMQFVNSKVSTIKRLTGGVVFTDSIPKAPSGKILRRVMRDAIAKDSKL; encoded by the exons ATGCCGCAGAAATCACGATGGAGTGTTCCTGTTCCGGAGGTGGACATTCCCACCTATCTCTTCGGCTCCCCCACAGCCCCACTGGGCGATGCCCTCGCCTTTGCGAACACGGAAGACCCAGAGACGCTGCGCTTGACCTGGACTGAGCTCCGTCTCTGGTCCCAGCGTTTAGCCGCAGGACTACAAGCCGCGGGATTAAAAGAAGGCGAACGAGTCGTCATCCTCAGCGGCAACGATGTCCTATTCCCCGTCGTCAACCTTGGCATTATCATGGCCAGTGGCATATACCAGTCCGCGAATCCGCACGCCAACGCCCGCGAGTTGGCGTACCAGCTGAGCCTCACCGCACCGAGTTTCATACTAACGAGCGAAGTGACTCTAAACTGCGCTCTAGAGGCCGCCAAGTCAGCCGGCATTGGGCGGGAGCGCATTTACTTATTTAATGATGCTCCGCTCGTCAAGGATGGTGGAGGCGATGATCATTCTAAAACTGGAGTGAAGCATTGGAAGCATTTACTGGCACCGAAAGAGGTCGGCAGGCGCTTCGTTTGGAAGAAGTTAACTCCGGAAGAATCGAAGTCGACAACCGTCTATACGATAATGACCTCTGG AACTACTGGTCTTCCCAAAGCAGCAGAGGCGTCCCATCATGGTATCCTCGCAAACTGCGTTCAGACAGAGTTCATGATGAGCCTTGATCCCAGCCTCCGCACGAAAGAGCTGTCGGCCCAAAACTCTAGGTGGCTGTGCGCCATTCCACTTTACCACGGTCTGGCACTGTGCTATTTTtgcaccatctccatcgcgAGACGGGTGCCCTCGTACATCATGCCGCAGTACGAGATCAACCGGATGTTGGAAAACATCCAGAAGTTTCGTATCACGGAGCTGCACCTTGTGCCGcccatcatcgtcgccatgACCAAGCATTCGGCGGTGAAGAGCGGAAAGTATGATATCAGCAGCGTCACCAAGACTTTCTCGTGTGCTGCACCATTGGGTCCAGAACCAACGCTCCAGTACGAGTCACTTTGGCCCAAAGGACACCTCAATGTCAAACAGGGCCTTGCGTCGACTGA ATCCTGCTGCAATACTATCGGTTGGGATCCTACCCTGACGGCAGTAGCCGGCTCCGTTGGCGAGCCCATGCCGAACGGTGAGATCAAGCTGGTGGACGATGCGGGAAATGAGGTTGCGCAGGGACAAAGCGGGGAGATATATTTCCGCGGTCCGAACATTATGAAGGGCTACTGGCAAAACAAAAAGGCGACTGACGAGACCATTACCCCAGACGGATGGCTGAGGACAGGAGATGTGGCACGCCAGGATGAGAATGGATGGTACTATGTCGTGGATCGGAAGAAG GAAATGATCAAAGTGAAAGGCGTCCAGGTCTGGCCTGCTGAGCTCGAAGcactccttctcgaccaCCCTGCGGTCAATGACGCCGGCGTCATTGGCGTAAGAAA GGACGATGAGGAGTACCCTCGTGCCTACATTGTAGCAGCTCCAGGAGCTGTCGTCTCCGCGGACGACATCATGCAATTCGTCAACAGCAAGGTGTCAACGATCAAGAGACTCACAGGCGGTGTTGTCTTCACCGACTCCATCCCCAAAGCTCCG TCTGGAAAGATTTTACGACGCGTCATGAGAGATGCTATCGCGAAAGATTCGAAATTATAG
- a CDS encoding uncharacterized protein (ID:PFLUO_000524-T1.cds;~source:funannotate), translating into MEVADGQKTINELQASWIWTPDWVDSSLDNTAGRIVHFTRTVDLSFRPTRAVLRFSADTRYKLFVNGVRVAVGPTRSSPLIWYYDTLDIAPFLNTGENEIRFVVVRYFAASRSAMPFERTLRPGLTVVGCVEAGSQVVELNSRQGWQAQVDESIRFPMGLADDVFLHISERIVPTPPASKVTPIIYGIKTLNGDIPPWNLRPRAIPMPESSRVLVNTVRACESTASVDEWTGHLSSDRPLTLPGGSSHMVELQADVHSTAFVRWAFKGNSHVQLRVTYSEGYELEPRSYPFFRSKADRLDSKNGQIVGPYDEVTLNLTGEQSVVYEPFWFRTFRLLRLEITVGPEPVELLRFEATQVNYPMAVKATWNEPGDQVTKQIWDVSIRTMRNCMFDGYSDCPFYEQLQYSGDSRSVGLFHYLLSGDDRLMRQAITNFAASVTPEGLTQSRFPSHVPQMVAGFSLYWILQVCDHHLFFGDKKFARGFIPRIDGVLDFFDSHIDHLGLVSGLPEVVWQYIDWVTTWGATEEHADKGVPTAGRKSNRHTYFSMLYAYVLQKAAQLVRDAGRPGHADEYESRAASLIKAIRIHCYDGAFFTDSTANITEDGAFSEHCQIFAVLSGAAAPESCASLLAHSLGNPHFSKCSYMMRFYMLRALSVAGDDVYEKYWESMWTPWRQMLANNLTTWEEDDVRQRSDCHAWGSVPIYEYCTELAGIQPIASACTKILFKPRLRLSAALEANIALGRDNLATVSWHTVDGGEKKVTLRLEKAVEVISQLPGGVEQDHGVINSINLVYKEGFI; encoded by the exons ATGGAGGTAGCGGATGGTCAAAAG ACCATCAACGAGCTCCAAGCGAGCTGGATCTGGACCCCCGACTGGGTCGATTCCTCTCTCGACAACACTGCCGGGCGAATCGTCCACTTCACTCGGACCGTCGATCTCTCATTCAGACCGACTCGGGCAGTGCTGCGCTTTTCTGCCGACACTCGATACAAGCTATTCGTCAATGGAGTCCGCGTTGCTGTCGgaccgacgaggagcagtCCGCTCATTTGGTACTACGACACCCTGGATATCGCGCCATTCCTAAATACCGGAGAAAATGAGATTCGGTTCGTGGTGGTCCGGTACTTCGCGGCCTCGCGCAGTGCAATGCCGTTTGAGAGGACGTTAAGACCTGGTTTGACAGTGGTCGGCTGCGTGGAGGCGGGGAGCCAGGTCGTGGAGCTCAATTCGCGACAGGGCTGGCAGGCCCAAGTGGATGAGAGCATTCGCTTTCCGATGGGTCTGGCGGACGATGTGTTTCTTCAT ATCAGCGAACGCATTGTGCCCACACCTCCTGCTTCCAAAGTGACTCCGATTATATATGGTATCAAGACACTGAATGGTGACATCCCGCCCTGGAATTTGCGCCCACGCGCCATTCCGATGCCAGAATCGAGCCGCGTTCTTGTTAATACTGTTCGAGCATGCGAAAGTACTGCATCTGTGGACGAGTGGACAGGCCACCTGTCTAGTGATCGGCCCTTGACCCTCCCTGGGGGCTCTTCGCACATGGTTGAGTTGCAGGCAGATGTCCATTCCACTGCATTCGTCCGATGGGCCTTTAAGGGAAATTCACATGTCCAACTCCGTGTGACGTACTCAGAGGGATACGAACTTGAGCCTCGCTCGTACCCATTCTTTCGATCCAAGGCTGATCGGTTGGACTCTAAAAATGGCCAAATAGTTGGCCCGTATGACGAGGTAACGCTCAATCTCACGGGCGAGCAAAGCGTTGTTTATGAACCGTTCTGGTTTCGAACTTTCCGTCTGCTAAGACTTGAAATCACCGTTGGGCCGGAGCCAGTCGAGCTCCTTCGATTTGAGGCGACCCAGGTCAATTATCCCATGGCAGTGAAGGCTACCTGGAACGAGCCGGGCGACCAAGTTACAAAACAAATTTGGGATGTATCCATTCGGACGATGCGAAACTGCATGTTCGACGGATACTCCGACTGCCCTTTCTACGAGCAGCTTCAGTATTCCGGTGATAGTCGCTCGGTGGGCTTGTTTCACTACCTCCTTTCTGGCGATGACAGACTCATGCGACAAGCCATCACCAACTTTGCTGCCTCTGTCACACCAGAAGGTCTCACACAGTCCAGATTCCCTTCTCACGTTCCGCAAATGGTCGCTGGGTTCTCCCTGTATTGGATTCTACAGGTGTGCGACCAtcacctcttcttcggtgaCAAGAAGTTTGCACGTGGCTTTATCCCTCGCATCGATGGCGTCCTCGATTTCTTTGATTCTCATATCGATCATCTGGGTCTGGTCAGCGGACTACCGGAGGTTGTATGGCAGTACATAGACTGGGTTACGACGTGGGGTGCGACTGAAGAGCACGCGGATAAGGGTGTGCCAACCGCAGGCCGCAAGTCAAACAGGCACACATACTTCAGTATGCTGTATGCCTACGTCCTTCAAAAAGCAGCCCAGCTTGTCCGTGATGCTGGACGGCCAGGTCATGCAGACGAGTACGAGTCGCGAGCTGCGTCGCTTATAAAAGCAATCCGAATTCATTGCTACGACGGAGCCTTCTTCACAGACTCGACGGCAAATATTACAGAAGACGGGGCCTTTTCTGAACACTGCCAGATCTTCGCAGTTCTATCAGGCGCTGCTGCACCTGAGAGTTGCGCGTCGCTTTTAGCTCATTCGCTTGGCAACCCGCATTTCTCCAAGTGTTCGTATATGATGCGTTTCTACATGCTTCGAGCACTCTCGGTggctggtgatgatgtttACGAGAAATACTGGGAATCCATGTGGACCCCTTGGCGGCAGATGCTTGCGAATAACCTCACAACTTGGGAAGAGGATGATGTGCGGCAACGCTCGGATTGCCATGCCTGGGGAAGCGTGCCCATCTATGAGTACTGTACCGAGCTAGCGGGCATTCAGCCTATTGCCTCGGCGTGCACGAAGATACTCTTCAAGCCTCGTCTCCGCCTGAGCGCGGCCCTGGAAGCAAATATCGCCCTTGGTAGGGACAATCTTGCTACAGTATCTTGGCATACTGTCGACGGTGGTGAGAAAAAAGTCACGCTACGACTTGAAAAAGCTGTGGAGGTCATCAGCCAACTCCCCGGAGGTGTAGAACAGGACCATGGAGTCATCAACTCTATCAATTTAGTGTACAAAGAAGGATTTATATAG
- a CDS encoding uncharacterized protein (ID:PFLUO_000522-T1.cds;~source:funannotate) has protein sequence MVVGYFVRIRDNEVSVSHPDAVRQLLHANIVKGSWYSIFSLPDYHYVNQMSELNPRRHIEKGRNVASGYALSNIIKSESYVDVVLHLFTSRLDDFCKSGEPVEFNRWFTFFAFDVLGEVTFSKSFGFVESGTDIRNAIANTRSLALYIAVMGYYTWVHNLTLGNPLLSRMGIQPTSHIFDTCLAAINARKENPEARNDMMQKWLDTRAKYPDRMDENEIFAAAVANVGAGADTVSATMQSLFYFMIRNPHHMHRLHEELDASHARGELSPVVQHAEAQNLPFLQACIKETYRFHAAVALGLPRVVPKEGLTIGGRFFPEGVTLSVNPWVFHRNPELFGEDCDTFNPDRWLQCETGKMDLFLIHWGAGYNQCPGRNLAHFEISKLAATLFRDYDIQQVNPKQEWQFQNLFTYVPYGWPCKIRRRSRL, from the exons ATG GTGGTAGGTTACTTTGTCCGTATCAGGGACAATGAAGTCAGCGTATCTCATCCCGACGCGGTTCGACAACTCCTTCACGCCAATATCGTTAAA GGTTCATGGTATTCAATTTTCAGTCTTCCGGACTATCACTATGTGAACCAGATGTCGGAACTAAATCCTCGGCGACACATCGAGAAGGGTCGCAATGTCGCATCGGGATACGCTCTCTCAAATATTATCAAATCCGAATCCTACGTCGACGTAGTCCTACATCTCTTTACTTCCCGTCTGGATGACTTCTGCAAGTCTGGCGAGCCGGTCGAGTTTAATCGGTGGTTCACCTTTTTCGCATTCGACGTCCTCGGCGAAGTCACATTTTCCAAGTCCTTTGGGTTCGTCGAGTCTGGAACCGATATCCGAAACGCCATCGCAAATACAAGATCTTTGGCTCTTTACATTGCTGTGATGGGATACTACACCTGGGTCCATAATCTGACCCTAGGGAACCCTCTTCTCAGCCGAATGGGCATCCAGCCCACTTCGCACATCTTCGATACCTGTCTTGCTGCTATTAATGCGCGGAAGGAGAACCCTGAAGCCCGGAATGATATGATGCAGAAGTGGCTGGACACTCGTGCTAAGTATCCTGATCGTatggatgagaatgaaatcttcgctgctgctgttgcgaATGTTGGTGCTGGCGCAGATACTGTCAGCGCTACGATGCAGTCCCTTTTCTACTTTATGATTCGCAATCCCCACCATATGCATCGGCTGCATGAGGAGCTCGATGCTTCTCACGCCCGTGGAGAGCTATCGCCTGTGGTTCAACATGCTGAAGCACAGAACCTGCCGTTTCTTCAAGCTTGT ATCAAAGAGACATATCGGTTCCATGCCGCCGTGGCACTCGGTCTGCCCCGTGTCGTGCCCAAAGAAGGCCTGACAATCGGTGGTCGATTTTTCCCGGAAGGCGTCACTCTGAGCGTCAATCCTTGGGTCTTCCACCGAAACCCTGAGCTCTTCGGTGAGGATTGCGATACCTTCAACCCGGACCGTTGGCTACAATGTGAAACAGGGAAAATGGATTTATTTTTGATTCAC TGGGGGGCTGGATACAATCAATGCCCGGGGCGAAACCTCGCTCACTTCGAAATCTCAAAGCTTGCGGCTACACTATTTCGGGACTACGATATTCAGCAAGTGAATCCTAAACAGGAATGGCAATTCCAAAACCTTTTCACATACGTGCCGTACGGATGGCCCTGCAAAATTCGACGACGTTCAAGACTATGA
- a CDS encoding uncharacterized protein (ID:PFLUO_000521-T1.cds;~source:funannotate) codes for MASESTGRPASVLFVCLGNICRSPMAEGVFRNLAASHSSLVSEIDSAGTGAYHTMEPPDSRTMSTLRRHGITDYSHAARKVTKEDFLNFDYLLAMDKYNLRDLLDTRESVIRSVKKKSGMLAAPLSHSRVTRAGTEAAIAERAADAKVADVRLFGDFGAKGKLHAHVGGGEVVQDPYYGGANGFEEVYQQVERFSQGFLDYLEKNAAE; via the exons atGGCTTCCGAATCGACTGGACGCCCTGCGAGCGTCCTCTTTGTCTGCCTCGGCAACATCT GCCGCTCCCCCATGGCGGAGGGCGTCTTCCGCAACCTCGCCGCCTCGCACTCCTCGCTAGTGAGCGAGATCGACTCCGCCGGCACAGGCGCCTACCACACAATGGAACCCCCCGATTCGCGCACAATGTCCACGCTCCGCCGGCACGGAATTACAGACTACAGCCACGCCGCCCGCAAAGTCACCAAGGAGGACTTCCTGAACTTCGACTACCTCCTCGCTATGGACAAATATAACCTGCGTGACCTGCTGGATACGCGGGAGTCGGTAATTCGGTCGGTGAAGAAAAAGTCCGGTATGCTTGCTGCTCCCTTGTCACATTCTCGAGTTACCCGGGCGGGCACTGAGGCGGCGATTGCAGAGCGGGCCGCGGATGCGAAGGTTGCAGATGTGCGGCTGTTTGGGGATTTTGGAGCCAAAGGGAAGCTGCATGCTCAtgttggtggtggggaggTCGTGCAGGATCCGTATTATGGTGGTGCGAATGGGTTTGAGGAGGTTTATCAGCAGGTTGAGCGCTTCTCGCAGGGTTTCCTGGATTATCTGGAGAAGAACGCTGCAGAGTAA
- a CDS encoding uncharacterized protein (ID:PFLUO_000520-T1.cds;~source:funannotate): MESLPVLRRCAWQSRRRATSPLFLDFLAPSTLHRYQCRHASTDPGSPGSSKPRYVLSKKQREFLDSALRVNQAGELAATLIYKAQTPQVVRSHPHLRPLMKHMYDQEAGHFKTFNQLIAKHEIRPTAMYPVWEVAATFLGWSTAALGREAAMACTEAVETEIGSHYNDQVREILSWEADAQRRGEELDEELKEMLSTFRRIRDEELEHLDHAVANDAKEAKPYDPLVDVIRLGCRTAIKISEKV, from the coding sequence ATGGAGTCACTCCCAGTCCTGCGCAGATGCGCCTGGCAGTCTCGCCGACGAGCCACATCAcctctcttcctcgacttcctcgcTCCCTCGACCCTGCACCGCTATCAATGCCGCCATGCCTCGACCGACCCCGGTTCACCCGGCAGCTCCAAGCCGCGCTACGTGCTCAGCAAGAAACAGCGCGAGTTCCTCGACAGCGCCCTGCGCGTCAATCAAGCCGGTGAACTCGCCGCAACACTCATCTACAAGGCCCAAACGCCTCAGGTTGTCCGCTCCCATCCACATCTCCGGCCCCTGATGAAACACATGTACGATCAGGAAGCAGGCCATTTCAAGACCTTCAACCAGCTCATCGCGAAACATGAAATCCGCCCGACGGCCATGTATCCCGTCTgggaggtggcggcgacTTTTCTGGGCTGGTCGACTGCTGCTTTGGGCCGggaggctgccatggcgTGCACCGAGGCCGTCGAGACGGAGATCGGATCGCATTACAATGATCAAGTGAGAGAGATTCTCTCGTGGGAGGCGGATGCTCAGCGGCGTGGGGAGGAGTTGGACGAGGAGCTCAAGGAGATGCTGTCGACTTTCCGCCGGATCCGCGACGAGGAACTCGAGCATTTGGATCATGCCGTGGCCAACGACGCGAAGGAGGCCAAGCCGTATGATCCGCTGGTGGATGTGATTCGTCTAGGATGCAGGACTGCCATCAAGATCAGCGAGAAGGTTTGA